A genome region from Akkermansiaceae bacterium includes the following:
- a CDS encoding efflux RND transporter permease subunit: MISVLNRHPFITWFASNPVVANILMLSILGAGVFTALNVRKEGFPAFAAESVTITVPIRGGTPENVERGVAIRIEESLKSVNGIEEIRSESTDSLATVTVEAVEGYPINKLLDDVKIQVDAIPSFPEQAEKPVVKENKRSNQVLWIEIYGDATETVRKETARKIRDKLLAQSAISLVETFGARDYEISIEPSEQQLRRYGLTFRELADAVSANSVDLGGGDVRSDRGDISLRARDQAYRKADFESIPVRTDPDGARIFVRDVAQVRDGFVDQKFLNRFRGQPTTSLNVVTEGNDDIIKAVQQAREVVDGLEDLPEGVEVAHWLDGSTKIKDRLILLGKNGGLGVLLVLGILMLFLNLRLAFWVAIGIPVSLAGAVTLFPIPGLDLSVNIISAFGFLVVLGIVVDDAIVIGESIYSEKEAKGDGDGDAIATTVMGVSRVVTPATFGVITTIAAFLPLTQVSGRLGNVFGQIATTVIFCLIFSLIESKLILPAHLAHINVHRKPGNPITKAFTRFQKAISNCLRSLVLRVYLPAVKRAMPWRYAVLATFIAIFILVIGLFPAGQLRFVFFPNIYNDDASANLSLEQGQSVDYLHSQAQRIADEARKLGERYEREIGQNPFVEIQVAASTNTDASIAVELTRSTTRESLPSEQIVKDWREAVGSVAGARSLTFKATAGPPGGDLAINLESEDLAELEKAAKELSDEVATYPGTFDISDSFKSGKPEITYSVTPEGEAAGFTRRDLAEGVRDAFFGREAQRVQRGRDELRVMVRYPQDERDSLETLREMRVRAPDGSAVPFPVIADTEFGNALASIERIDNKRVVTIQGSVNKALTSSDEVVTRLEEKFFPEFLAKYPSISITESGEVEQRKKSIGSLLTGFVFSIVFIYVLIAIPLRSYLKPLIIMSVIPFGIIGALLGHYMMGLPISILSVFGILALSGVVVNDSLVLVCAVNDLQDEGKPLAEAVTMAGVDRFRAILLTSLTTFFGLAPLLLETQVQAQFLKPMAASLAFGIAFATLITLFLLPMLFLIVNDVRKLLRAYLGLERKAMQ, translated from the coding sequence ATCATTTCCGTTTTGAACAGACATCCATTCATCACCTGGTTCGCATCGAATCCCGTTGTCGCGAACATCCTGATGTTGTCCATCCTTGGGGCGGGCGTTTTCACGGCGCTCAATGTCAGGAAAGAGGGTTTCCCCGCCTTCGCGGCGGAGTCCGTGACCATCACGGTGCCGATCCGCGGGGGGACTCCGGAAAACGTCGAGCGCGGTGTTGCGATCCGCATCGAGGAGTCGCTGAAATCGGTCAACGGCATCGAGGAGATCCGCTCGGAGAGCACGGACAGCCTTGCGACGGTGACCGTCGAGGCGGTCGAGGGCTATCCGATCAACAAGCTGCTCGACGATGTGAAGATCCAGGTCGATGCGATCCCGAGTTTCCCGGAACAGGCGGAGAAGCCGGTGGTGAAGGAAAACAAGCGCAGCAACCAGGTTCTCTGGATCGAGATCTATGGCGATGCGACAGAAACGGTGCGAAAAGAGACGGCGCGGAAGATCCGCGACAAGCTGCTCGCCCAGTCGGCGATCTCGCTGGTGGAGACCTTCGGAGCGCGCGATTACGAGATTTCCATCGAGCCATCCGAGCAGCAGCTCCGCAGATACGGCCTGACTTTCCGCGAGTTGGCGGATGCGGTCTCGGCGAATTCCGTGGATCTCGGCGGCGGCGATGTCCGCTCCGACCGGGGCGACATTTCCCTGCGCGCCCGCGATCAGGCATACCGCAAGGCGGATTTCGAGAGCATCCCCGTCAGGACGGATCCGGACGGCGCCCGGATTTTCGTGAGGGATGTGGCGCAAGTGCGCGACGGCTTCGTGGACCAGAAATTCCTCAACCGTTTCCGCGGCCAGCCGACGACGAGCCTCAACGTCGTCACCGAGGGCAACGACGACATCATCAAGGCGGTGCAGCAGGCGCGGGAGGTGGTCGATGGCCTTGAGGATCTGCCGGAGGGGGTGGAGGTTGCCCACTGGCTGGATGGCTCCACGAAGATCAAGGACAGGCTGATCCTGCTCGGGAAAAACGGCGGTCTCGGCGTCCTGCTGGTGCTCGGCATCCTGATGCTTTTCCTCAACCTCCGTCTGGCCTTCTGGGTCGCCATCGGCATCCCGGTCTCACTGGCCGGTGCGGTGACGCTGTTCCCCATTCCCGGCCTCGATCTCTCCGTGAACATCATTTCCGCCTTCGGGTTCCTGGTGGTGCTCGGGATCGTGGTGGACGATGCGATCGTCATCGGCGAGTCGATCTACTCGGAAAAGGAGGCGAAGGGCGACGGCGATGGGGACGCGATCGCCACCACGGTCATGGGCGTAAGCCGGGTGGTCACTCCGGCGACCTTCGGGGTAATCACCACCATCGCCGCCTTCCTGCCGCTGACCCAGGTGAGCGGGCGGCTTGGAAACGTGTTCGGCCAGATCGCGACGACCGTGATCTTCTGCCTGATCTTTTCCCTGATCGAATCGAAACTCATCCTCCCCGCCCACCTCGCCCACATCAATGTCCACCGGAAGCCGGGGAATCCCATCACGAAGGCGTTCACCCGTTTCCAGAAAGCCATATCCAACTGCTTGAGAAGCCTCGTCCTCAGGGTCTATCTCCCCGCCGTGAAGCGCGCCATGCCATGGCGCTACGCGGTGCTCGCCACCTTCATCGCCATCTTCATCCTGGTGATCGGGCTGTTTCCCGCAGGCCAGCTGCGCTTCGTGTTTTTCCCGAACATCTACAACGACGATGCAAGTGCGAACCTGAGCCTGGAACAGGGTCAGTCCGTCGATTACCTCCACAGCCAGGCGCAACGCATCGCTGACGAGGCACGGAAGCTCGGCGAGCGTTATGAAAGGGAGATAGGCCAGAATCCGTTTGTGGAAATCCAGGTCGCCGCAAGCACGAACACGGATGCATCGATAGCCGTGGAGCTGACCCGCTCGACCACCCGCGAGTCGCTGCCCTCGGAACAGATCGTCAAGGACTGGCGGGAAGCGGTCGGCAGCGTGGCGGGCGCGCGCTCGCTGACCTTCAAGGCCACTGCCGGTCCGCCGGGCGGGGATCTTGCGATCAACCTGGAGAGCGAGGATCTCGCGGAGCTTGAGAAGGCGGCCAAGGAGCTTTCCGATGAGGTCGCGACCTACCCCGGCACCTTCGACATCAGCGACAGTTTCAAATCGGGCAAGCCGGAGATCACCTACTCGGTCACGCCGGAGGGTGAAGCGGCGGGCTTCACGAGGCGGGATCTCGCGGAGGGTGTGCGGGATGCGTTCTTCGGGCGCGAGGCGCAGCGGGTGCAGCGCGGGCGCGACGAGCTGCGGGTGATGGTGCGCTACCCTCAGGATGAGCGGGATTCCCTGGAGACCCTGCGCGAAATGCGGGTCCGCGCACCGGATGGATCTGCGGTGCCTTTCCCTGTCATCGCGGACACCGAGTTCGGAAATGCGCTGGCATCCATCGAACGCATCGACAACAAGCGCGTTGTCACCATCCAGGGCTCCGTCAACAAGGCGCTGACCTCCTCCGACGAGGTGGTGACGCGGCTTGAGGAGAAATTCTTCCCTGAGTTCCTCGCGAAATATCCGTCCATCTCCATCACCGAGAGCGGCGAGGTGGAGCAGCGGAAAAAATCCATCGGCTCCCTGCTCACCGGCTTTGTCTTCTCCATCGTGTTCATCTACGTGCTCATCGCGATCCCGCTGCGCAGCTACCTCAAGCCGCTCATCATCATGTCGGTGATCCCCTTCGGCATCATCGGCGCACTGCTCGGCCATTACATGATGGGCCTGCCGATCTCCATCCTTTCGGTGTTCGGGATCCTGGCACTTTCGGGGGTGGTGGTGAACGATTCGCTGGTGCTC